One window of the Mycobacterium sp. SVM_VP21 genome contains the following:
- a CDS encoding cutinase family protein translates to MNLRNTVRSFAAAAMLTGTLVAAPVGLPIASAEPCPDAEVVFARGSGQPVGLGDVGDAFVGSLQEQLAGLNVNVYPVEYPASTDYRNSAVLGESDATAHIQATVTNCPKTKLVLGGYSQGASVIAMSSNALPAPVANHVVAVALFGPPSSPYSTSLWGGPLPVLASSYRPKTIDFCLTGDIYCEDSGSVVPHLMYVQDGKTVEAATFVASRLRAGQSVS, encoded by the coding sequence ATGAATTTGCGTAACACTGTTCGCAGCTTCGCTGCCGCGGCGATGCTCACCGGAACCCTGGTGGCCGCGCCGGTGGGCCTGCCCATCGCATCCGCAGAGCCTTGCCCGGACGCCGAAGTGGTGTTCGCCCGCGGCTCCGGCCAGCCCGTCGGGCTCGGTGACGTCGGTGACGCGTTCGTCGGCTCCTTGCAGGAGCAGCTGGCAGGCCTCAACGTGAACGTCTACCCGGTCGAGTACCCGGCGAGCACCGACTACCGCAACAGCGCGGTGCTCGGTGAGTCTGACGCCACCGCCCACATTCAGGCCACGGTCACCAACTGCCCCAAGACCAAGCTCGTGCTCGGCGGCTACTCCCAAGGCGCCAGCGTCATCGCCATGTCCAGCAATGCGCTGCCGGCGCCGGTCGCCAACCACGTGGTCGCGGTGGCGCTGTTCGGCCCGCCGTCGAGCCCGTACTCCACCTCGTTGTGGGGCGGCCCACTGCCGGTCCTCGCCTCGTCCTACCGCCCGAAAACCATCGACTTCTGTCTGACGGGCGACATCTACTGCGAAGACAGCGGAAGCGTCGTCCCGCACCTGATGTACGTGCAGGACGGCAAGACCGTGGAAGCCGCGACATTCGTAGCGAGCCGACTCAGGGCCGGCCAGAGCGTCAGCTAG
- a CDS encoding RNA-binding transcriptional accessory protein, which translates to MTANVTLKPVNARLADELEVAERQVAAAVALLDEGATVPFIARYRKEVTGSLDDGQLRTLEERLRYLRELDDRRAAVLSSIEEQGKLTDELRNALLSADTKARVEDIYLPYKPKRRTKAQIAREAGLEPLADRLLADPALDPQQLASEYTGEEVADAAAALEGARAILVERAAEDAELVGAVREKFWSAGSLRTTPRSEDTAKSAAAQKFRDYFEFSEALETMPSHRVLAVLRGEKEDALALAFDGGDNEPYQAMVAKSLGVNMTASGQATPWLADTVRWAWDTRLAFSAAVDARMRLRQRAEQDAVAVFAKNLKDLLLAAPAGNRTTLGLDPGFRTGVKVAVVDGTGKVLDTCAIFPHQPQKQWDQAKAALAALVARHGVDLIAVGNGTASRETDALAGELIADLKSAGAPAPVKAMVSEAGASVYSASAYAAHELPDLDVTLRGAVSIARRLQDPLAELVKIEPKSIGVGQYQHDVTPGTLARSLDAVVEDAVNAVGVDLNTASAPLLAKVSGVSESLAEAIVAHRDQTGPFRNRAALLDVPRLGPKAFEQCAGFLRIRDGDDPLDSSGVHPEAYPVVRRILDRSGVALAEIIGDERVLRSLKPGDFADDRFGVPTVTDILAELEKPGRDPRPAFSTATFAAGVEKVADLRVGMVLEGVVTNVAAFGAFVDVGVHQDGLVHVSAMADRFVSDPHEVVRSGQVVKVKVVDVDVDRQRIGLTLRLGDKPADKPGTSSRGPGAKPAARSDAAKQNRGRRPGNSAGRRDAAPAGGSMAQALRDAGFGK; encoded by the coding sequence GTGACCGCGAACGTGACCCTCAAACCGGTGAATGCCCGCCTTGCCGACGAACTGGAAGTAGCCGAACGACAGGTCGCGGCGGCTGTCGCGCTGCTCGACGAGGGCGCGACGGTTCCGTTCATCGCCCGCTACCGCAAAGAGGTCACCGGCAGCCTCGACGACGGGCAGCTGCGCACCCTGGAAGAGCGGCTGCGCTACCTGCGTGAGCTCGACGACCGTCGGGCCGCGGTGCTGTCCTCGATCGAGGAGCAGGGCAAGCTCACCGATGAGCTGCGAAACGCGCTGCTGTCGGCCGACACCAAAGCCCGCGTCGAGGACATCTACCTGCCCTACAAGCCCAAGCGCCGCACCAAGGCGCAGATCGCGCGCGAGGCGGGCCTGGAGCCGTTGGCTGATCGGCTGCTCGCCGACCCCGCACTCGACCCCCAGCAGCTCGCGTCGGAGTACACCGGCGAAGAGGTCGCCGACGCCGCGGCCGCACTGGAGGGCGCCCGCGCGATTCTGGTCGAACGTGCCGCTGAGGACGCCGAGCTGGTGGGTGCGGTCCGGGAGAAATTCTGGTCGGCGGGCTCACTGCGGACGACGCCGCGCTCCGAAGACACGGCGAAAAGTGCTGCAGCACAAAAATTCCGGGACTACTTCGAATTCAGCGAAGCGTTGGAGACCATGCCGTCGCACCGGGTGCTGGCCGTGTTGCGCGGCGAGAAGGAAGATGCTTTGGCGCTGGCCTTCGACGGCGGCGACAACGAGCCCTACCAGGCGATGGTCGCTAAATCGCTGGGCGTGAACATGACCGCCTCCGGCCAGGCCACGCCCTGGCTGGCCGACACCGTGCGGTGGGCATGGGACACCCGGCTGGCGTTCTCGGCGGCAGTCGATGCCCGGATGCGGCTGCGCCAACGCGCCGAGCAGGACGCGGTGGCGGTGTTCGCCAAGAACCTCAAAGACTTGTTGTTGGCGGCGCCGGCGGGTAACCGCACCACCCTCGGACTGGACCCCGGCTTTCGCACCGGGGTCAAGGTGGCCGTCGTCGACGGCACCGGCAAGGTCCTCGACACCTGCGCGATCTTCCCGCACCAACCGCAAAAGCAGTGGGATCAGGCCAAGGCGGCGCTGGCCGCACTGGTGGCCCGCCACGGTGTGGACCTGATCGCGGTCGGCAACGGCACCGCGTCGCGCGAGACCGACGCCCTGGCCGGCGAGCTGATCGCCGACCTCAAGAGCGCCGGCGCCCCGGCACCGGTCAAGGCCATGGTCAGCGAGGCCGGCGCGTCGGTGTACTCGGCGTCGGCCTACGCCGCTCACGAACTGCCGGACCTCGACGTCACCCTGCGCGGTGCGGTGTCGATCGCGCGGCGGCTGCAGGATCCATTGGCCGAGCTGGTCAAGATCGAGCCGAAGTCGATCGGTGTCGGTCAATACCAGCACGACGTGACACCGGGAACCCTGGCGCGCAGCCTCGATGCGGTGGTCGAAGACGCGGTGAACGCCGTGGGCGTCGACCTCAACACCGCCTCGGCCCCGCTGCTGGCCAAGGTGTCGGGAGTGTCGGAGTCGCTGGCCGAAGCGATCGTGGCCCACCGCGACCAGACCGGACCCTTCCGCAATCGCGCCGCCCTGCTTGACGTGCCACGGTTGGGCCCCAAGGCATTCGAGCAGTGCGCCGGGTTCCTGCGCATCCGCGACGGCGACGACCCGCTGGATTCGTCGGGGGTGCACCCCGAGGCCTACCCGGTGGTCCGGCGCATCCTGGACCGCTCGGGAGTCGCCCTGGCCGAGATCATCGGCGATGAGCGAGTGTTGCGGTCGCTGAAACCCGGCGACTTCGCCGACGACCGGTTTGGGGTCCCGACGGTGACCGACATCCTCGCCGAGCTGGAGAAGCCGGGACGCGACCCGCGGCCGGCGTTCTCCACGGCGACGTTCGCCGCGGGCGTGGAGAAGGTGGCCGACCTCAGGGTGGGCATGGTCCTGGAAGGCGTGGTCACCAATGTCGCCGCCTTTGGCGCTTTCGTTGATGTCGGGGTGCATCAGGACGGCCTGGTGCACGTCTCGGCCATGGCGGACCGCTTCGTCTCCGACCCGCACGAGGTGGTGCGCTCCGGCCAGGTAGTGAAGGTCAAGGTCGTCGACGTCGACGTCGACCGTCAGCGCATCGGGCTGACCCTGCGGCTGGGGGACAAGCCGGCGGACAAGCCCGGCACATCCTCCCGGGGTCCGGGTGCCAAACCGGCTGCGCGCAGTGACGCGGCCAAGCAGAATCGTGGGCGGCGTCCCGGCAATAGTGCCGGACGCCGGGATGCGGCACCGGCAGGCGGGTCGATGGCTCAGGCGTTGCGTGACGCCGGATTTGGAAAGTAG
- a CDS encoding Hsp70 family protein, with amino-acid sequence MAQETGPALGMSVGATTLAAVTADRAITRRPVLTLFRDRPSQIGMPSENSAVSSELHDRGLVVTDFVDRVGGGRPVVASDGSTHRPEQLLADGLHALAYAVTEGRPIPPAVAVTYPAHWSRDAVGALRTALGRVSEWAQHPVSLISDTTAALTALQANPGLPDHGIIAVCDFGGSGTNVTLVDAERGFEPISATRRSAVFSGDVIDQALLDHVVADLGGNGDGPPTVGSLTRLRSQCRDAKEQLSSETVAELAGFHGGVWLTRVELDEALRQPLEGLYTVLQNTLDGNEIVPDALSAIVSVGGGANMPTVTTGLSQRFGVAVISSPRPQLTAAIGAALSVAGNVVAVPKKAPPPVAPPLQFPESAPPPEHVPPPVPDSIPDEGLQPLVTPPPPRPAPAAPRQPAAPEPEEIGGQVGVEWYRRPVPVVILAALVAMLLGTVAVLVLRHAADTGPGPSELTPVSSTTATTAPSSTFELPPAFAPSPEPISPSLPEIPESSTPESTESPVSP; translated from the coding sequence ATGGCGCAAGAGACAGGCCCCGCGTTGGGGATGTCCGTCGGGGCAACCACATTGGCGGCGGTCACCGCCGATCGCGCGATCACCCGTCGGCCCGTGCTGACGCTGTTCCGGGATCGGCCATCCCAAATCGGCATGCCCTCGGAGAACTCCGCAGTGAGTTCTGAACTGCACGACCGTGGCCTCGTAGTCACCGATTTCGTGGATCGCGTCGGCGGCGGCAGGCCGGTGGTGGCGAGCGACGGATCGACCCACCGTCCCGAGCAACTGCTTGCAGATGGGTTGCATGCCTTGGCGTACGCGGTGACCGAGGGACGTCCGATTCCGCCGGCGGTAGCGGTCACCTATCCCGCGCACTGGTCGCGTGACGCCGTCGGCGCGCTGCGCACCGCGCTGGGGCGGGTTTCGGAGTGGGCGCAGCATCCGGTGTCGCTGATCTCTGACACGACGGCAGCTTTGACTGCGCTGCAAGCGAATCCGGGCCTACCCGATCACGGGATCATTGCGGTGTGTGACTTCGGGGGGAGCGGAACCAACGTCACTCTTGTCGACGCGGAGCGCGGTTTCGAACCGATCAGTGCCACCCGGCGCAGCGCGGTCTTTTCCGGCGATGTGATCGACCAGGCGCTGCTGGATCACGTGGTTGCCGATCTGGGTGGCAACGGCGACGGGCCTCCGACAGTGGGGTCGCTGACCCGGCTGCGCAGCCAGTGCCGTGATGCCAAGGAGCAGCTGTCGTCTGAGACGGTGGCCGAACTCGCGGGATTCCACGGCGGCGTATGGCTGACCCGGGTAGAACTCGACGAGGCCTTGCGTCAGCCGCTTGAGGGCCTTTACACCGTGTTGCAGAACACTTTGGACGGCAACGAGATTGTTCCCGATGCGCTGTCGGCCATCGTGTCGGTCGGCGGCGGGGCGAACATGCCGACGGTCACGACCGGTCTGTCGCAACGCTTTGGGGTCGCCGTAATCAGCTCGCCACGACCACAGTTGACGGCGGCCATCGGCGCCGCGCTGAGCGTTGCCGGCAATGTGGTGGCCGTCCCGAAGAAGGCACCGCCGCCGGTGGCGCCGCCGTTGCAGTTCCCGGAGTCGGCGCCGCCGCCGGAGCACGTTCCGCCACCGGTGCCCGACAGCATCCCGGATGAGGGGCTGCAGCCGTTGGTGACACCACCGCCGCCGCGCCCGGCACCCGCTGCGCCGCGCCAGCCCGCCGCACCGGAACCCGAGGAGATCGGCGGCCAGGTCGGCGTGGAGTGGTATCGGCGGCCGGTCCCGGTGGTGATCTTGGCTGCGCTGGTCGCGATGTTGCTGGGCACGGTTGCTGTGCTGGTGCTGCGGCATGCCGCCGACACCGGACCGGGCCCGAGCGAGCTGACGCCAGTGTCGTCGACGACAGCCACCACCGCACCGTCCTCGACGTTCGAGCTGCCCCCGGCGTTCGCGCCCAGCCCGGAACCCATTTCGCCGAGCCTGCCCGAGATTCCCGAGAGCTCGACGCCGGAATCCACTGAGAGTCCCGTCAGCCCCTAG
- a CDS encoding SHOCT domain-containing protein, with protein sequence MGAQRAIGRVPIVVAAGLMTLGVIGFVVALILNVFVLDRYDAYGEVPIPGSGRVHLPAGEVTVNLHTRVISSPTGGGLPVPPISVTVTPPDGVPDPEFEESVGMTTTVNNDSRRRLWRISVAEAGDYQIVTDGQVGAYIAPRLAFGKPAGHSTLLWVFPVIFVLGLVDLIAGRLLAARRRRPSVETGGTGRELSHDRLVSEGEGIRIEQLKTITALRDSGALTEQEFAEEKRRILRGH encoded by the coding sequence GTGGGTGCACAGCGGGCGATCGGACGCGTTCCGATCGTGGTGGCAGCCGGCCTGATGACCCTTGGGGTGATCGGCTTCGTGGTTGCGCTGATTCTCAACGTCTTTGTGCTGGACCGCTACGACGCCTACGGCGAGGTGCCGATTCCGGGCTCAGGCAGGGTGCATCTGCCGGCGGGCGAGGTGACGGTGAATCTGCACACCCGGGTCATCTCGAGTCCCACCGGCGGCGGACTGCCGGTCCCACCCATCAGCGTGACGGTGACACCACCAGACGGCGTGCCCGATCCGGAGTTCGAGGAAAGCGTCGGGATGACCACCACGGTCAACAACGACAGCCGGCGGCGGCTGTGGCGGATATCCGTGGCCGAGGCCGGTGATTACCAGATCGTCACCGACGGGCAGGTCGGCGCCTATATCGCTCCACGGTTGGCCTTCGGCAAGCCCGCCGGCCACTCGACACTGCTGTGGGTGTTTCCGGTGATCTTCGTTCTGGGGCTCGTGGATCTGATCGCAGGCCGGCTGTTGGCGGCCCGGCGTCGCCGCCCGTCGGTGGAGACGGGTGGCACGGGCAGGGAATTGAGCCACGATCGGTTGGTTTCCGAGGGCGAAGGAATTCGGATCGAGCAGCTCAAAACGATAACGGCGCTGCGTGATTCGGGAGCGCTGACCGAGCAGGAGTTCGCCGAAGAGAAGCGGCGCATCCTGCGCGGGCACTGA
- a CDS encoding FAD-binding oxidoreductase, with amino-acid sequence MSTVDSSRLEAARKFADIVGAGALLTGEQIGPDYAHDEALVGAPVTPSYVARPQTAEQVAALLAAATEAKVPVTARGSGTGMSAGARPCPDGLLISFERMNAILEIDTDNQVAVVQPGVTLADLDTATAEAGLMYTVFPGELSASVGGNVGTNAGGMRAVKYGVTRHNVLGLQAALPTGELIRTGGRITKLSTGYDLTQLIIGSEGTCALATEVTVRLYPRLGHSATLLAPFCDLPAVMRAVPAVVRSGVDPVILEYVDKLTLAAISYSQNLNLGIPDAVRETAEAYLVVGVENRDRERLDDDVAMLGELLASLGADDVYVLEGNSAHALIEAREKAFWTAKAAGAHDVIDVVVPRAEMHQFLTKAQGLAQTAGAGVVGCGHAGDGNVHLAVFCADDEVRHRLLHDIFATAMDLGGAISGEHGLGRVKTQHFLELEDPVKIALMRRIKDAFDPAGILNPGVLL; translated from the coding sequence ATGTCCACGGTAGACAGCTCACGTCTTGAGGCCGCGCGCAAGTTCGCCGACATCGTCGGAGCAGGCGCATTGCTCACCGGCGAGCAGATCGGCCCCGACTATGCCCATGACGAGGCACTGGTCGGAGCCCCGGTGACGCCGAGCTACGTTGCCCGCCCGCAGACCGCCGAGCAGGTTGCGGCGCTGTTGGCCGCGGCAACCGAGGCGAAGGTTCCGGTGACGGCTCGCGGTTCGGGCACCGGCATGTCGGCCGGCGCGCGGCCGTGCCCCGACGGTCTGCTGATCTCCTTCGAGCGGATGAACGCGATCCTGGAGATCGACACCGACAATCAGGTTGCGGTGGTGCAGCCCGGGGTCACGCTGGCCGACCTCGACACCGCGACGGCCGAGGCGGGGCTGATGTACACCGTCTTCCCCGGGGAACTGTCCGCCAGTGTTGGAGGCAACGTCGGTACCAACGCCGGCGGTATGCGCGCGGTCAAATACGGGGTGACGCGGCACAACGTGCTCGGCCTGCAGGCCGCGTTGCCGACCGGCGAGCTGATCCGCACCGGGGGGCGAATCACCAAGCTGTCCACCGGTTATGACCTGACCCAGCTCATCATCGGTTCGGAGGGCACCTGCGCGCTGGCCACCGAGGTCACCGTGCGGCTCTATCCTCGGCTCGGGCACTCTGCCACGTTGTTGGCGCCGTTCTGCGATCTGCCCGCGGTGATGCGCGCGGTGCCGGCGGTGGTGCGCAGTGGGGTGGACCCGGTGATCCTCGAATACGTCGACAAGCTCACTCTGGCCGCGATCAGTTACTCGCAGAACCTGAACCTGGGCATCCCCGACGCGGTGCGTGAGACCGCCGAGGCCTACCTGGTGGTGGGGGTGGAGAACCGTGACCGTGAGCGCCTCGACGACGACGTGGCCATGCTGGGTGAACTGCTCGCCTCACTCGGCGCCGACGATGTATATGTGCTGGAGGGCAATTCAGCGCATGCCTTGATCGAGGCCCGCGAGAAGGCGTTTTGGACGGCCAAGGCCGCCGGTGCGCATGACGTGATCGACGTGGTGGTCCCGCGGGCCGAGATGCACCAGTTCCTCACCAAGGCACAGGGATTAGCCCAAACGGCGGGAGCCGGAGTGGTCGGCTGCGGACACGCCGGTGACGGCAACGTCCACCTGGCGGTGTTCTGCGCCGACGACGAGGTCCGCCACCGGCTGCTGCACGACATCTTCGCGACCGCGATGGACCTCGGCGGCGCCATCTCCGGTGAGCACGGTCTGGGACGGGTCAAGACGCAGCATTTCCTGGAGCTGGAGGACCCGGTCAAGATCGCTTTGATGCGCCGGATCAAGGATGCCTTCGACCCCGCCGGGATCCTCAATCCGGGCGTGCTTCTATAG
- a CDS encoding acetolactate synthase large subunit: MTNGAQALIATLVDSGVQVCFANPGTSEMHFVAALDSVPQMRGVLCLFEGVVTGAADGYARVAAKPAATLLHLGPGLGNGLANLHNARRAHVPVVNVIGDHATYHKKYDAPLESDIEPLTDWTHGWVRRTGSGGDVGRDAAEAVAAAMASPAQIANLILPADISWDDGARAAGPVQPVPPAAPDKQAVAEIAEVLRSGESAALLIGGPAAGDVRALEATDRIAAATGARALVETFPARLTRGAGVPPIDRLGYLAEQAAFQLDGIKHLVVAGTRSPVSFFAYPGKPSDLVPEGCVVHNLAGLETDVTAALAQLAEAVAPGVPPRPAPAAVPELPTGDLTPQNWAQVIGALLPDNAIISDEANTSGLMLPAATAGSPRHDVLTLTGGAIGQGLPVALGAAIAAPDRPVIALQADGSAAYTISALWTMARENANVTVVLINNSSYAILRMELARVGAEGEGGGRGPKAEALLDLSRPNMDFAKIAEGFGVPATVATTCEELAEQFRRAVAEPGPHLIDARVPTLF; encoded by the coding sequence ATGACTAACGGAGCACAGGCCCTGATCGCCACCCTGGTCGACAGCGGGGTGCAGGTCTGCTTCGCCAACCCAGGTACTTCCGAGATGCATTTCGTGGCCGCCTTGGACTCGGTGCCGCAGATGCGCGGGGTGCTGTGCCTGTTCGAAGGCGTGGTGACCGGTGCCGCCGACGGGTACGCCCGGGTGGCCGCAAAGCCCGCCGCCACCCTGCTGCACTTGGGGCCCGGTCTGGGTAATGGCCTGGCCAACCTGCACAACGCCCGCCGCGCACACGTGCCGGTGGTCAACGTCATCGGTGACCACGCCACCTACCACAAGAAGTACGACGCACCGCTGGAATCCGACATCGAGCCGCTGACCGACTGGACCCACGGGTGGGTGCGCCGCACCGGCTCCGGCGGTGACGTCGGCCGCGATGCCGCCGAAGCGGTAGCGGCGGCCATGGCCAGCCCGGCGCAGATAGCCAACCTGATCCTGCCCGCCGACATCTCCTGGGACGACGGTGCGCGAGCCGCCGGCCCGGTCCAGCCGGTGCCGCCGGCCGCGCCCGACAAGCAGGCGGTCGCCGAGATCGCCGAGGTGTTGCGCAGCGGTGAGTCCGCGGCACTGCTGATCGGTGGCCCTGCCGCCGGCGATGTGCGCGCGCTGGAGGCCACCGACCGTATCGCCGCCGCGACCGGCGCGCGCGCACTCGTCGAGACCTTCCCGGCCCGGCTCACGCGCGGTGCCGGGGTCCCGCCGATCGACCGTCTCGGCTACCTGGCCGAGCAGGCCGCATTCCAACTCGACGGGATCAAGCACCTGGTGGTGGCCGGCACCCGGTCGCCGGTGTCGTTCTTCGCCTACCCCGGTAAGCCCAGCGACCTGGTTCCCGAGGGCTGCGTCGTGCACAACCTGGCCGGTCTGGAGACCGACGTGACGGCCGCGCTGGCGCAGCTGGCCGAGGCGGTGGCGCCCGGTGTGCCGCCGCGGCCGGCGCCGGCCGCCGTCCCCGAGCTTCCAACCGGCGATCTCACCCCGCAGAACTGGGCGCAGGTGATCGGGGCGCTGCTGCCGGACAACGCGATCATCTCCGACGAGGCCAACACCTCGGGCCTGATGCTGCCGGCGGCTACCGCCGGCTCACCTCGCCACGATGTGCTCACGCTGACCGGAGGGGCGATCGGACAGGGCCTGCCGGTGGCGCTGGGCGCTGCCATCGCGGCGCCGGATCGGCCGGTGATCGCGCTGCAGGCCGACGGCAGTGCGGCCTACACCATCTCCGCGTTGTGGACCATGGCACGCGAGAACGCCAACGTGACCGTCGTGTTGATCAACAACAGCTCGTACGCGATCCTGCGCATGGAGCTGGCCCGGGTGGGCGCCGAGGGCGAAGGGGGCGGCCGCGGCCCAAAGGCAGAGGCTCTGCTCGACCTGTCGCGGCCGAACATGGATTTCGCGAAGATCGCCGAGGGGTTCGGGGTGCCGGCCACGGTGGCCACCACGTGCGAGGAGCTCGCCGAACAGTTCCGCCGCGCCGTCGCCGAGCCGGGGCCGCACCTGATCGACGCGCGGGTCCCGACCCTGTTCTGA
- a CDS encoding cutinase family protein: MTWLLHSTVAPPPAAFADPCPDVQVLFARGTGEEAGLGETGQAFVNSLRNRLPERPVDVYAIDYPATNDWPTGIQGIRDATAHIEATAANCPKTKMVLGGFSQGAAVMGFSTASAIPDGVEGVDIPRPMPPEVADHVAAVVLFGTPNDRAMNFLGQPPLVIGPAYAAKTIQLCALEDPVCSEGLNFSAHAPGAYDGIADEGAAYAANRL, translated from the coding sequence CTGACTTGGCTGCTGCACAGCACCGTCGCGCCCCCTCCCGCTGCCTTCGCAGACCCCTGTCCGGATGTCCAAGTCTTGTTTGCTAGAGGCACTGGCGAGGAAGCCGGCCTGGGCGAGACCGGGCAAGCATTTGTGAACTCGCTACGGAACCGACTGCCCGAGCGGCCAGTGGACGTCTACGCCATCGATTACCCGGCCACCAACGACTGGCCGACCGGCATTCAAGGCATCCGTGACGCCACTGCCCACATCGAGGCCACGGCAGCGAATTGCCCCAAGACCAAGATGGTGCTCGGGGGCTTCTCGCAGGGCGCTGCGGTGATGGGCTTCTCGACCGCCAGCGCCATCCCGGACGGGGTGGAAGGGGTCGACATACCACGGCCGATGCCCCCGGAAGTGGCTGACCACGTCGCCGCCGTGGTGCTCTTCGGAACCCCGAACGACCGGGCTATGAATTTCCTCGGCCAACCGCCCTTGGTCATCGGCCCGGCATACGCCGCCAAGACCATCCAGCTGTGTGCGCTCGAGGACCCGGTCTGCTCCGAGGGACTGAACTTCTCCGCGCACGCTCCCGGCGCCTATGACGGCATCGCCGACGAGGGCGCGGCGTACGCGGCAAACCGCCTTTAA
- a CDS encoding class I SAM-dependent methyltransferase: MPESSIVVRPESGGAPSSRLQAAGLAHASGVFEQLAATVPLPPAPRPIVVADYGAATGYNSLLPIGAAIAAFRRRTRTDHPVLVVHTDLPDNDFTALFTTLADDPDSYARKDTASFPSAIGRSFYSQILPSQSVNLGWTSWSTMWLRRPAGELPEFADHVHVEHSDDDAARHVYTRQAAQDWHDFVAFRGRELSPGGKLLVLTAAVDAAGRSGYQPLLDAIVAVLGEQVRDGALTRDEVARMTIPVLGRSEKELRAPFAPAGRFESLTIERLEVFDAEDRFWDRYLHDGDAVALGTHWAAFVSAVVFPTLASALAGGTDDPRAADFVRHLEAGVAARLASNPQQVQIPLALIVLAKQR, from the coding sequence ATGCCAGAGTCGAGCATCGTGGTCCGCCCCGAGTCCGGCGGCGCTCCGTCGAGCCGGTTGCAGGCGGCCGGACTGGCCCACGCGAGCGGTGTCTTCGAACAGCTCGCGGCGACGGTTCCGCTGCCCCCCGCGCCGCGGCCGATCGTCGTCGCCGACTATGGCGCCGCCACCGGCTACAACTCACTGCTTCCGATCGGGGCCGCTATCGCGGCATTCCGACGGCGAACCCGGACCGACCATCCCGTGTTGGTTGTCCATACCGACCTGCCCGACAACGACTTCACCGCACTGTTCACCACGCTGGCTGACGATCCCGACAGCTATGCCCGCAAGGACACCGCCAGCTTCCCCTCGGCGATAGGCCGGTCGTTCTACAGCCAGATCCTGCCCTCGCAGAGCGTCAACCTGGGCTGGACGTCCTGGTCGACCATGTGGCTGCGCCGGCCCGCCGGGGAGCTGCCCGAGTTCGCCGACCACGTCCATGTCGAGCACAGCGACGACGACGCCGCGCGGCACGTCTACACCCGCCAGGCCGCCCAGGATTGGCACGACTTCGTGGCGTTCCGCGGCCGGGAATTGAGCCCGGGCGGCAAGCTGCTGGTGCTGACCGCCGCCGTCGACGCCGCCGGCCGATCGGGCTACCAGCCGCTGCTCGACGCGATCGTCGCGGTTCTCGGCGAGCAGGTGCGCGACGGCGCACTGACTCGTGATGAGGTGGCCCGCATGACGATTCCGGTGCTCGGCCGCAGTGAGAAGGAACTTCGTGCGCCGTTCGCCCCCGCGGGGCGGTTCGAGTCGCTGACCATCGAGCGGCTGGAGGTTTTCGACGCCGAGGACCGGTTCTGGGACCGATACCTGCACGACGGCGATGCGGTCGCGCTCGGCACCCATTGGGCCGCCTTCGTCAGCGCCGTCGTCTTCCCCACGCTGGCCTCCGCATTGGCCGGTGGCACCGACGACCCGCGCGCAGCCGACTTCGTGCGTCACCTCGAAGCCGGCGTCGCCGCCCGGCTCGCGAGCAACCCCCAGCAGGTGCAGATTCCGCTGGCGCTGATCGTTCTCGCCAAGCAACGCTAG
- a CDS encoding ankryin → MTTYAEIRNNAPLWPGVMDRSLLGNRQAQAALYLADMAKRGKWSTVIRELDRGDHVVDVKAWRPGGKTWLTVLHQAGWHGASVDVASWLIEQGALRSQPDAAGRTAFDLAVEHQRSAELLEVLKPPPAALDPDRIAALNFQLTTVIDDLVQHLFRGGELRQMLRYPPVEVLHELPRKQLWFPVPYLWGGFRIGLCDDDIEVVGGYRELDPVGDVHVATVGYLITPEGPSQIYEGYE, encoded by the coding sequence GTGACGACCTATGCCGAGATCCGCAACAACGCACCGCTGTGGCCGGGGGTGATGGACCGCTCACTGCTGGGCAACCGGCAGGCGCAAGCCGCGCTGTATCTGGCCGACATGGCCAAGCGGGGCAAGTGGAGCACGGTGATCCGGGAACTCGACCGCGGCGATCACGTGGTCGATGTCAAGGCGTGGCGGCCCGGAGGCAAGACCTGGCTGACGGTGCTGCATCAGGCCGGCTGGCACGGCGCGTCTGTCGACGTCGCGTCCTGGCTGATCGAGCAGGGTGCGCTGCGCTCGCAACCGGACGCCGCCGGTCGCACGGCTTTCGACCTGGCCGTTGAGCACCAACGGTCGGCCGAACTGCTGGAGGTGCTCAAGCCTCCGCCGGCCGCCCTCGACCCGGACCGGATCGCCGCGCTCAACTTCCAGCTCACCACCGTGATCGACGACCTGGTCCAACACCTGTTCCGCGGTGGCGAACTGCGCCAGATGCTCCGCTATCCCCCGGTCGAGGTGCTGCACGAGCTGCCCAGAAAACAACTGTGGTTCCCGGTGCCCTACCTGTGGGGCGGATTTCGGATCGGTCTGTGCGATGACGACATCGAAGTGGTCGGCGGTTATCGAGAACTCGACCCGGTCGGCGATGTGCACGTCGCGACGGTCGGCTACCTCATCACACCCGAGGGCCCGTCGCAGATCTACGAGGGTTACGAATAG